One Bradyrhizobium sp. CCGB12 genomic window carries:
- a CDS encoding FABP family protein, which produces MLPFPADIFTEPEDVSPDGLANLGPLRRLAGSWQADKGIDINPKAEGPERRTFIERIRMDPIDPQANGPQLFYGLRYHIHINTPEEDITFHDQVGYWLWEPATGLIMQTLAIPRGQVLLAAGKAGPDDRKISVTAKRGDTAYGICSTDFLEQAFRTDSYRCDISFNDDGSWTYLIQTELFVRGAPFNHHDTNTLKLIAPPKLNPLAAIVNDRAKAGGSAA; this is translated from the coding sequence ATGCTTCCCTTTCCTGCCGACATCTTCACCGAGCCCGAGGACGTCTCGCCCGACGGCCTTGCCAATCTCGGTCCGCTCCGCCGTCTCGCCGGCAGCTGGCAGGCCGACAAGGGCATCGACATCAATCCGAAGGCGGAGGGACCGGAGCGGCGCACCTTCATCGAGCGCATCCGCATGGACCCGATCGATCCGCAGGCCAACGGGCCACAGCTGTTCTACGGGCTGCGCTATCACATCCACATCAACACGCCCGAGGAGGACATCACCTTCCACGACCAGGTCGGCTATTGGCTGTGGGAGCCGGCGACCGGGCTGATCATGCAGACGCTGGCGATCCCGCGTGGGCAGGTGCTGCTCGCCGCGGGTAAGGCCGGGCCGGACGACAGGAAGATCTCCGTCACCGCGAAGCGCGGCGACACCGCCTACGGGATCTGCTCGACCGACTTCCTGGAGCAGGCCTTCCGCACCGACTCCTATCGCTGCGACATCAGCTTCAACGACGACGGCAGCTGGACATATCTGATCCAGACCGAGTTGTTTGTGCGCGGCGCGCCGTTCAATCACCACGACACCAACACGCTCAAGCTCATCGCGCCGCCAAAGCTCAATCCGCTTGCGGCGATCGTGAACGATCGCGCCAAGGCCGGCGGATCGGCGGCCTGA
- a CDS encoding dihydrofolate reductase family protein produces MKPYVVCLMHSSLDGRTHASRWRPKGAGTDWFERIHDELGGDAWVIGRVTGSEFAKGKPYPAETRETFPRESWFARRDAKTYGVVLDAQGKIGWGRSDIGGDPIVVVLTESVSDAHLAGLRSEGVSYIFAGKTEIDLALTVDILNRELGVKRLLVEGGGVANGAFLRAGLIDEFDLILSPAIDGAKGAPFVFDSTEADGDKRAPLTAMTLESTRELGGGVLLLRYLIQNDPQAVTK; encoded by the coding sequence ATGAAGCCTTATGTCGTCTGTCTCATGCACTCCAGCCTGGATGGCCGCACGCATGCCAGCCGCTGGCGCCCGAAGGGTGCGGGCACGGACTGGTTCGAGAGGATCCATGACGAGCTCGGCGGCGATGCCTGGGTGATCGGCCGCGTCACCGGCTCGGAATTCGCCAAAGGCAAGCCGTACCCGGCCGAGACGCGCGAGACATTTCCGCGCGAAAGCTGGTTCGCACGGCGCGATGCGAAAACCTATGGCGTCGTGCTCGACGCGCAGGGCAAGATCGGCTGGGGCCGCTCCGACATCGGCGGGGATCCGATTGTCGTAGTGCTGACCGAGAGCGTCTCAGATGCGCATCTGGCCGGGCTCCGCAGCGAGGGCGTATCCTATATCTTTGCCGGCAAGACCGAGATCGACCTGGCGCTGACGGTCGACATCCTCAATCGCGAGCTCGGCGTGAAGCGTCTGCTGGTGGAGGGCGGCGGCGTTGCCAATGGCGCGTTCCTGCGCGCTGGCCTCATCGACGAATTCGATCTGATCCTCAGCCCCGCGATCGACGGCGCGAAGGGCGCACCCTTCGTGTTCGATTCAACGGAGGCGGACGGCGACAAGCGCGCACCACTGACCGCGATGACGCTGGAGAGCACGCGGGAGCTTGGCGGCGGCGTCCTGCTGCTGCGGTATCTGATCCAGAACGATCCGCAGGCCGTGACCAAGTAA
- a CDS encoding NAD(P)/FAD-dependent oxidoreductase — MSEPSEHIVIVGAGAAGLMAARELARAGRRVTILEARERCGGRIRPLPASQFGYSADGGAEFVHGEAPVTRALLREAGLSLQEIEGTQWSFDGAGLSREGRHDPHEAELQAVLRDLKDDLTAADFLRRHFAGVEYERLRHSIERMVEGYDAADPERASTLALREEWMDGGHALQARINGGYGALIDFLVTECRGYGVAIRLGCAVSAIEQEGGAVAVRCAGGDGLACDRVILTVPLPLLREIALPASASARAAAADDIGFGNVIKVLLRFARPWWRDHGEDLGDMTFLLSDEAIPVWWTRYPDQHPLLTGWFGGPRTAELSHLEPQGLIEAGLDSLAGIFKRSREDIARDLVASAAINWAHDSFARGAYSWATPRTRAAQAILARSDGVVLFSGEALYRGRDMGTVEAALASGLETARMILRR; from the coding sequence ATGTCCGAACCATCCGAGCACATCGTCATCGTCGGTGCCGGCGCCGCCGGCCTGATGGCGGCGCGGGAGCTGGCCCGTGCGGGCAGACGCGTGACCATCCTGGAGGCGCGCGAACGCTGCGGCGGGCGCATCCGTCCGCTGCCGGCGTCGCAGTTCGGCTACTCCGCCGATGGTGGTGCCGAGTTCGTCCATGGCGAGGCGCCGGTCACGCGGGCCTTGCTGCGCGAGGCGGGGCTGTCCCTTCAGGAGATTGAGGGCACGCAGTGGAGCTTTGACGGCGCAGGCCTCTCGCGTGAGGGCCGCCATGATCCGCATGAGGCGGAGCTGCAAGCTGTGCTCCGGGACTTGAAGGACGATCTCACTGCGGCCGATTTCCTACGCCGTCATTTTGCTGGGGTGGAATATGAGCGGCTGCGCCATTCGATCGAGCGGATGGTCGAGGGCTATGATGCGGCAGACCCCGAGCGTGCCTCGACGCTGGCGCTGCGGGAGGAGTGGATGGATGGCGGTCACGCTCTGCAGGCGCGGATCAATGGTGGCTATGGCGCGCTGATCGACTTTCTGGTGACCGAGTGCCGCGGTTACGGCGTTGCGATCCGGCTCGGTTGCGCCGTGTCGGCGATCGAGCAAGAAGGCGGCGCCGTGGCGGTGCGTTGCGCCGGTGGCGATGGGCTTGCCTGCGACCGCGTCATCCTCACCGTGCCGCTGCCGCTGCTGCGCGAGATTGCGCTGCCGGCGAGCGCAAGCGCGAGGGCCGCTGCCGCCGACGACATCGGCTTCGGCAACGTCATCAAGGTCCTGCTCCGCTTTGCGCGGCCATGGTGGCGCGACCACGGCGAAGATCTGGGGGATATGACCTTCCTGCTGTCGGACGAGGCGATACCGGTGTGGTGGACGCGATACCCGGACCAGCATCCCCTGCTCACCGGTTGGTTCGGCGGCCCGCGGACGGCGGAGTTGTCGCATCTCGAACCGCAAGGGCTGATCGAGGCCGGGCTCGACTCGCTCGCTGGCATCTTCAAGCGGTCACGCGAAGATATCGCGCGCGATCTCGTGGCGTCGGCTGCGATCAATTGGGCGCACGATTCTTTCGCCCGCGGCGCCTATTCCTGGGCGACGCCACGGACGCGCGCGGCGCAGGCGATTCTCGCGCGCTCCGACGGCGTCGTGCTGTTTTCCGGCGAAGCGCTCTATCGCGGCCGCGACATGGGTACGGTCGAGGCGGCGCTGGCGAGCGGGCTGGAGACGGCGAGGATGATCCTGCGGCGATAA
- a CDS encoding cysteine hydrolase family protein: MTSPLSALIVVDVQRAFDEWEAAGKRRNNPDAVARIADLLKTFRASRAPIFHIRHEGTKPNSSFLPSRPGYTVKDEAQEQPGEPVIVKRVNSAFIGTDLETRLRAAGIGTLVICGATTNHCVETTTRMAGNLGFDAQLVRDATWTFERIGPDGDAHSAEEIHAMTLSNLDGEFARIVTTADVVASFAAE; encoded by the coding sequence ATGACCAGCCCCCTCTCCGCCCTCATCGTGGTCGACGTCCAGCGCGCGTTCGACGAATGGGAGGCGGCGGGCAAGCGGCGCAACAATCCGGATGCGGTGGCGCGCATCGCCGATCTCCTGAAGACGTTCAGGGCCAGCCGCGCGCCGATCTTCCACATCCGACATGAAGGCACCAAGCCGAATTCATCGTTTCTTCCGTCCCGTCCCGGCTACACCGTCAAGGACGAGGCGCAGGAGCAGCCGGGCGAACCCGTGATCGTCAAGCGCGTCAACAGCGCCTTCATCGGCACCGACCTCGAGACGCGCCTGCGCGCGGCTGGCATCGGCACGCTCGTCATCTGCGGCGCCACGACCAACCATTGCGTGGAGACGACGACACGGATGGCCGGCAATCTCGGTTTCGACGCGCAGCTCGTGCGCGATGCGACATGGACATTCGAGCGTATCGGGCCCGACGGTGATGCGCACTCGGCCGAGGAGATCCATGCGATGACGCTGTCGAATCTCGACGGCGAATTCGCGCGCATCGTCACCACTGCCGACGTGGTCGCCTCATTCGCGGCGGAGTGA
- a CDS encoding sensor histidine kinase — MRILSGLARILIVCLFTNLSHECIAADGPQQRSILVLEEADFRSPFYLEIFTGIRAAAKQNGKIQPVIYGESLDLARFPGPDYEESLVGHLKSKYAQRSIDVIVSIGVASAKFLQTRKQEIWPAAPVVYGFVPDLPETRALFLPDTTAVFAHVRPAHLLTAARAIVPDLTRVVLVGGAWKNPLVYGQWKQDFAAAMPDLEVTDLSDTTLREVRKQVAAQPARSAILTSAMYSDGEGTYYSPAAALARVAESANRPIVITSDTFLGRSGVGGFLLLSDSIGREAGEVAMRILDGEAPSSIPPFSGDNVKPIFDWRELKRWNVDEANLPTGSEVRFREPSFWERYYWHSTIVASVVLVQALMIATLLRERRLRFLAEVEARQRMSELAHLNRRATVGEMSASIAHELNQPLAAILINAEAAQQVLRHPAPDLGEISEILDHIRRDDQRAAEVIHRLRSFLKRDPAERRELDLNATVGEVFRFLSVQALTHDIELATEPSSANIRVKADKIQLQQAILNLVVNAMDAVAHLPDDRRRVVGRTSLADGNQALVSIADTGDGVLVEKVTEIFKPFFTTKAQGMGIGLSIAHTIVEAHGGRIWAENAPSGGAVFHVSLPLATSQ; from the coding sequence ATGCGTATCCTCAGCGGCCTCGCGCGCATCCTGATCGTCTGCCTCTTCACCAACCTGTCGCATGAATGCATAGCGGCCGACGGCCCGCAGCAGCGCTCTATTCTCGTTCTCGAAGAAGCCGATTTTCGCTCGCCCTTCTATCTGGAGATCTTTACCGGCATCCGCGCTGCAGCGAAGCAGAACGGCAAGATCCAGCCCGTGATCTACGGCGAGAGCCTCGATCTCGCCCGCTTCCCTGGGCCGGACTACGAGGAGAGCCTCGTCGGTCACCTCAAGTCCAAATATGCGCAGCGCTCGATCGACGTCATCGTTTCGATCGGCGTCGCATCGGCGAAATTCCTTCAGACGCGGAAGCAGGAGATCTGGCCCGCCGCACCTGTCGTATACGGCTTCGTGCCCGATCTGCCCGAGACGCGCGCGCTGTTCCTGCCGGACACGACGGCGGTCTTCGCCCACGTGAGGCCGGCACATCTCCTGACTGCAGCGCGCGCAATCGTTCCCGACTTGACCCGCGTCGTCCTCGTCGGCGGCGCTTGGAAGAATCCGCTGGTGTACGGCCAATGGAAACAGGATTTTGCGGCCGCAATGCCCGATCTCGAGGTCACCGATCTGTCCGACACAACGTTGCGTGAGGTCCGCAAGCAAGTCGCCGCCCAGCCCGCCCGCTCTGCGATCCTGACCTCGGCAATGTATTCCGACGGTGAAGGCACCTATTATTCCCCCGCTGCAGCGCTCGCACGCGTCGCGGAGAGCGCGAACCGCCCGATCGTCATCACATCCGATACGTTCCTCGGACGGTCGGGAGTGGGCGGCTTCTTGCTACTATCCGACAGCATCGGACGGGAAGCCGGCGAAGTGGCGATGCGGATACTCGACGGCGAAGCGCCGTCGAGTATCCCGCCCTTCAGCGGGGATAACGTGAAGCCGATCTTCGACTGGCGGGAGCTGAAACGCTGGAACGTCGACGAAGCCAATCTGCCCACAGGCAGCGAGGTGCGGTTCCGCGAGCCCAGCTTCTGGGAGCGGTATTACTGGCACTCCACGATCGTCGCGAGCGTGGTGCTGGTGCAGGCGTTGATGATCGCCACTCTGTTACGCGAGCGCAGGCTGCGCTTCCTGGCCGAGGTCGAGGCGCGCCAGCGCATGTCGGAGCTCGCCCACTTGAACCGCCGTGCGACCGTCGGAGAGATGTCCGCCTCGATCGCCCACGAGCTGAACCAGCCGCTCGCCGCGATTCTGATCAACGCCGAGGCGGCCCAGCAGGTGTTGCGGCATCCGGCTCCCGACCTCGGCGAGATCAGCGAGATATTGGACCACATCCGCCGCGACGATCAGCGGGCAGCCGAAGTCATCCACCGGCTGCGCTCGTTTCTGAAGCGAGACCCGGCCGAACGGCGCGAGCTCGACCTCAATGCGACAGTCGGCGAGGTGTTTCGATTCCTCTCCGTGCAGGCCCTGACCCATGATATCGAACTCGCGACGGAGCCGTCGTCCGCGAACATTCGCGTGAAGGCCGACAAGATTCAATTGCAGCAAGCCATCCTGAATCTGGTCGTGAACGCCATGGATGCGGTGGCGCATCTTCCGGACGATCGGCGCCGTGTCGTCGGTCGAACCAGTCTCGCCGACGGCAATCAGGCCCTGGTCTCCATCGCCGATACAGGCGACGGCGTCCTCGTCGAAAAGGTGACCGAGATCTTCAAGCCGTTTTTCACGACCAAGGCGCAAGGCATGGGCATCGGCCTCTCGATCGCGCATACCATCGTCGAGGCACATGGCGGGCGCATCTGGGCCGAAAACGCACCGTCTGGCGGCGCCGTCTTTCACGTCAGCCTGCCGCTGGCAACGTCGCAATAG
- a CDS encoding tetratricopeptide repeat protein, giving the protein MTPEDRYGLPLSTSSHEAASAYREGVDLMLAGWTGTAEALERAIATDPEFALAHIARARVHAFYQQGDLARSKAAIARELVAKGGTERERSHVEALALAIEGRLPEAIAAMRQHVETWPRDALVLSLPLGAFGLFAFSGMADHDRARHELCERVAQHYGEDWWFLTMSGWAMTENGDVARGRGVTERGFNLRRANAHAAHAVLHAMFEDGSIEEADRLVDDWIPSYDRAGILHGHIRWHQALGALEHGDAARALSIYADVLQPSVTQAPPLNVVTDSASLLWRLSAYGHTVPEALWRDADAAAQKLFPKSGLPFADVHMALFAAATQNHEALAARLAMIEQRLADGKLTAGPVVPAICRALLAFSDEDYAACVQTLAPVLADVVRIGGSHAQRELIEDTYIVALMRNGELPRARALLEARLHRRPSLRDTRWQAAAG; this is encoded by the coding sequence ATGACGCCCGAAGATCGTTACGGACTTCCGCTCTCCACCTCTTCGCACGAAGCAGCATCCGCCTATCGCGAGGGCGTCGACCTCATGCTCGCGGGATGGACCGGCACGGCGGAAGCGCTGGAGCGCGCGATCGCGACCGATCCGGAATTCGCGCTAGCCCATATCGCCCGTGCCCGCGTGCACGCCTTCTATCAGCAGGGCGACCTCGCACGCAGCAAAGCGGCGATCGCGCGCGAGCTCGTCGCCAAGGGCGGCACGGAGCGCGAGCGCTCCCATGTCGAGGCGCTGGCGCTCGCGATCGAGGGACGACTGCCCGAGGCGATTGCGGCGATGCGCCAGCACGTCGAGACATGGCCGCGCGATGCATTGGTGCTGTCGCTGCCGCTCGGTGCGTTCGGCCTGTTCGCCTTCTCCGGCATGGCCGATCACGATCGCGCGCGACATGAGCTGTGCGAGCGCGTCGCGCAGCACTATGGCGAGGACTGGTGGTTCCTCACCATGTCTGGCTGGGCGATGACGGAGAACGGCGATGTCGCGCGCGGCCGCGGCGTCACCGAGCGCGGCTTCAATTTGCGCCGCGCCAACGCTCACGCCGCGCATGCCGTGCTGCATGCGATGTTCGAGGACGGCTCGATCGAGGAGGCCGATCGTCTCGTCGACGACTGGATCCCCTCTTACGACCGCGCCGGGATTCTGCATGGCCACATCCGCTGGCACCAGGCGCTCGGCGCACTCGAGCACGGCGATGCGGCGCGGGCGCTGTCGATCTATGCCGACGTGCTCCAGCCGTCCGTCACGCAGGCGCCGCCGCTCAACGTCGTCACCGACAGCGCCTCGCTGCTCTGGCGCCTGTCGGCCTACGGCCACACCGTGCCCGAGGCGCTCTGGCGTGATGCCGACGCCGCCGCGCAAAAACTCTTCCCGAAATCCGGCCTGCCGTTCGCCGATGTCCACATGGCGCTGTTCGCCGCCGCAACGCAGAATCACGAGGCACTTGCCGCGCGTCTGGCCATGATCGAGCAGCGGCTCGCAGACGGCAAGCTGACGGCCGGCCCGGTGGTGCCCGCGATCTGCCGCGCGCTTCTGGCCTTTTCGGACGAGGATTACGCAGCCTGCGTGCAAACGCTCGCGCCGGTTCTTGCCGACGTCGTGCGCATCGGCGGCAGCCACGCCCAGCGCGAATTGATCGAGGACACCTACATCGTCGCGCTCATGCGCAACGGCGAACTGCCCCGCGCCCGCGCCCTGCTCGAGGCCCGCCTGCATCGCCGCCCGTCCCTGCGCGATACGCGCTGGCAGGCGGCGGCGGGCTAG
- a CDS encoding aldo/keto reductase, which produces MQYRQLGRSGLKVSPICLGTMMFGGPTDEATSKRIIAKALDAGINFIDTADAYSKGGSEEVVGRAIAGNRHAWVLATKLANPMNNGTHDDPNRGGLSRRWVLQAADESLKRLGTDHIDIYYLHKEDHATPLEETVRAMGDLIRAGKVRYFGISNYRAWRVAEICNICDRLGIDRPAVSQPYYNAMNRMPEVEHFPACSYYGLGIVPYSPLARGVLTGKYKPDAAPDKETRAGRNDTRMMQTEWRPESLQLAQEIKSHAEKKGITAGQFAVAWVLNSAFVTSIIAGPRTEEQWDDYLSALDYRFTADDEALIDRLVTPGHPSTPGYNDPAYPIEGRRARTA; this is translated from the coding sequence ATGCAATACCGCCAGCTCGGCCGCAGCGGCCTGAAAGTGTCGCCGATCTGTCTGGGCACGATGATGTTCGGCGGGCCGACCGATGAAGCCACGTCAAAACGGATCATCGCCAAGGCGCTTGATGCCGGGATCAACTTCATCGACACGGCGGACGCCTATTCGAAGGGCGGCTCCGAAGAGGTCGTGGGACGCGCCATCGCCGGTAACCGCCACGCCTGGGTGCTCGCGACGAAACTCGCAAACCCCATGAACAACGGAACGCACGATGATCCCAATCGCGGCGGGCTGTCGCGGCGCTGGGTGTTGCAGGCCGCCGACGAGAGCCTGAAGCGGCTCGGCACCGACCACATCGATATCTACTATCTGCACAAGGAAGACCATGCGACGCCGCTGGAGGAGACGGTGCGCGCGATGGGCGACCTGATCCGCGCCGGCAAGGTGCGCTATTTCGGCATCTCCAACTACCGTGCCTGGCGCGTCGCGGAGATCTGTAACATCTGCGACCGGCTCGGCATCGACCGGCCCGCAGTGAGCCAGCCCTATTACAACGCCATGAACCGCATGCCGGAGGTCGAGCACTTCCCGGCTTGCTCTTACTACGGCCTCGGCATCGTGCCCTACAGCCCGCTCGCGCGCGGCGTCCTCACCGGCAAGTACAAGCCCGATGCCGCGCCGGACAAGGAGACGCGCGCGGGCCGCAACGACACCCGCATGATGCAGACCGAATGGCGGCCGGAATCGCTCCAGCTGGCGCAGGAGATCAAGTCCCACGCCGAGAAGAAAGGCATCACCGCTGGCCAGTTCGCGGTCGCCTGGGTGCTGAACTCCGCATTCGTGACCTCCATCATCGCCGGCCCCCGCACGGAAGAGCAATGGGACGACTACCTCAGCGCGCTCGACTATCGCTTCACTGCGGATGACGAAGCCCTGATCGATCGCCTGGTGACGCCGGGCCATCCCTCGACGCCGGGCTACAACGACCCCGCCTATCCGATCGAGGGACGCCGCGCACGGACGGCTTGA
- a CDS encoding PaaI family thioesterase, translating to MTSKAAARLKSEGWSILETTGFMHLIGPLWERKVDGHYEFALATEDKHHNRRGMVQGGVMMTFADRTCGMTARYVSGKEFMATVQLDTHFVEAGQIGDILISRPRVVRSTRSLIFMSTEVTVDDRCIVMANGVFKILKGPG from the coding sequence ATGACGAGCAAGGCCGCCGCAAGGCTCAAATCAGAAGGCTGGAGCATCCTGGAGACCACGGGCTTCATGCACCTGATCGGCCCGCTGTGGGAGCGCAAGGTCGACGGTCATTACGAGTTCGCGCTCGCGACCGAAGACAAGCACCACAACCGCCGCGGCATGGTCCAGGGCGGCGTGATGATGACCTTCGCCGACCGCACCTGCGGCATGACCGCCCGCTACGTCTCCGGCAAGGAGTTCATGGCGACGGTGCAGCTCGACACCCATTTCGTCGAGGCCGGCCAGATCGGCGACATCCTGATCTCCCGCCCGCGCGTGGTCCGCTCGACGCGCAGCCTGATCTTCATGAGCACCGAGGTGACGGTGGATGATCGCTGCATCGTGATGGCGAATGGCGTGTTCAAGATCTTGAAGGGGCCGGGGTAG
- a CDS encoding CoA pyrophosphatase — protein sequence MMRPFDDATRRNIAAACAAFARLPDEDTPAALKRAAVAVALTAAGAGDETALLLTLRASHLRAHRGQWALPGGRCDAGETPVEAALRELDEELGLRLTRADVLGTLDDYPTRSGYLITPVVLWASDSAAIRLNPDEVASVHRIALTTIEREDAFDFVAIPESARRVIRFHHQMSLIHAPTAALIYQFREVLAGRHTRVTELEQPVFAWK from the coding sequence ATGATGAGACCGTTCGACGATGCCACACGGCGGAATATCGCGGCTGCCTGCGCCGCCTTCGCGCGCCTGCCGGACGAAGACACGCCGGCGGCATTGAAGCGCGCTGCGGTGGCGGTTGCGCTGACGGCCGCAGGCGCGGGTGACGAGACTGCGCTGCTGCTCACGCTGCGCGCATCTCACTTACGCGCGCATCGCGGCCAATGGGCCTTGCCGGGCGGACGCTGCGACGCCGGCGAGACGCCGGTCGAGGCGGCGCTGCGCGAACTCGACGAGGAGCTTGGTCTTCGCCTCACGCGCGCGGATGTGCTCGGCACGCTCGACGACTATCCGACCCGCTCCGGCTACCTGATCACGCCGGTCGTGCTCTGGGCCTCCGATAGTGCAGCGATCAGACTGAACCCGGACGAGGTCGCCTCCGTCCATCGCATCGCGCTCACCACGATCGAGCGCGAGGACGCTTTCGACTTCGTCGCGATTCCCGAGAGTGCGCGACGCGTGATCCGCTTCCATCATCAGATGAGCCTGATCCACGCGCCGACGGCGGCGCTGATCTACCAGTTCCGCGAAGTGCTGGCGGGCCGACACACCCGCGTGACCGAGCTGGAACAGCCGGTTTTCGCCTGGAAATGA
- a CDS encoding TAXI family TRAP transporter solute-binding subunit produces MKRTFFGVAAALALAATAPCAHAQSFINVLTGGTSGVYYPLGVAIGKIYGDKIPNVKTQVQATKASVENLILLQQGRGELAFTLGDSLKAAWDGEEEAGFKSKLDKLRTIGAIYPNYIQIVATAESGIKTLADLKGKSLSVGAPKSGTELNSRAILSAAGMSYKDLGKVEYLPFAESVDLMKNRQLAATLQSAGLGVASLKDLSTSSPITVVSVPKETVDKIGPPFISAIIPANTYTGQDKDVPTAAVVNYLVTSSAVSDDLAYQMTKLVYESLPELANAHAAGKEIKLETAANGSPVPLHPGAIRYYKEKGLIK; encoded by the coding sequence ATGAAACGGACGTTCTTCGGCGTGGCCGCGGCTCTTGCTCTGGCGGCGACGGCGCCTTGCGCACATGCGCAATCCTTCATCAACGTGCTGACCGGCGGCACCTCCGGCGTCTACTATCCGCTCGGGGTCGCGATCGGGAAAATCTACGGCGACAAGATTCCGAACGTGAAGACGCAGGTGCAGGCCACCAAGGCGTCGGTCGAGAACCTCATCCTGCTGCAACAGGGCCGCGGCGAGCTGGCGTTCACGCTGGGTGACTCGCTGAAGGCGGCCTGGGACGGCGAGGAGGAGGCAGGCTTCAAGAGCAAGCTCGACAAGCTGCGCACGATCGGCGCGATCTATCCGAACTACATCCAGATCGTCGCGACTGCGGAATCCGGCATCAAGACGCTGGCCGACCTCAAGGGCAAGAGCCTGTCGGTCGGCGCGCCGAAATCGGGCACCGAGCTGAATTCCCGCGCGATCCTGAGCGCCGCCGGCATGAGCTATAAGGACCTCGGCAAGGTCGAATATTTGCCGTTCGCCGAATCCGTCGATCTCATGAAGAACCGGCAGCTCGCCGCGACCCTGCAATCGGCCGGCCTCGGCGTCGCCTCGCTGAAGGACCTGTCGACCTCGAGTCCGATCACGGTGGTGTCGGTGCCGAAGGAGACCGTCGACAAGATCGGCCCGCCCTTCATCTCCGCGATCATTCCGGCCAACACCTATACGGGTCAGGACAAGGACGTGCCGACGGCTGCCGTCGTGAACTACCTCGTGACCAGCTCGGCCGTGTCGGACGATCTCGCCTACCAGATGACGAAGCTGGTCTACGAATCGCTGCCGGAACTCGCCAATGCGCATGCGGCCGGCAAGGAGATCAAGCTCGAGACGGCGGCCAATGGCAGCCCGGTTCCGCTGCACCCCGGCGCGATCCGCTATTACAAGGAAAAAGGGCTGATCAAGTAA